One window from the genome of Dyella sp. A6 encodes:
- a CDS encoding glycosyltransferase family 1 protein: MRIVIDMQGAQGESRFRGIGRHTMSFVQALAKNRGEHELILVLSGAFPESVRIISDAFRDLLPVGAIRVWNAAMPLCAIHAENEARIKVAERMREAFIESLGPDLVHIISLFEGFGDDAVVSVGTFDDSTPVSVVLHDLIPLLNPSAYLDSNPRYADYYRRRIDYLRRASCYLAISDFSRQEAINALTLSSSHVTNMRSAVEGQFRLLKLDNAACASLKSKFCIWRQFVLYAGGCDPRKNLPRLIRAYAALSDELRAKHQLVLAGKMPDGNVEQLRVEAQKAGLSKDELIFTGYVSDEELLWLYNDAVMFVFPSLHEGFGLPALEAMACGTPVIAANTSSLPEVVGWDAALFDPNDQAAMTGKMSEVLTSPTFRQALRKHGLEQAKLFSWDITARRALEAWERCIAGSQRPTHRRGRGRGALIDALGGELGGWTDSALLDLAWKLAQNETNGIRRQLLVDVSELCQHDAATGVQRVVRSYLAALLSNPPAGYTVEPVYATLEQGYRYARRFTAKLLGEAPAEEDDCIIDWQRGDIFFGLDLQHHVQLKHADFYRQLRADGVTVKFLVYDLLPIQFPELFSLGDLSAYHVRLLAMIAGTDGAICISEATASAYADWLKKENVPTDSAFALQWNHIGGDLAGSLPSRGLPDDADSVFDKLRARPSFLCVSTLEPRKCQQQILDAVEALWADGEDVNLVLVGQSGWKTEALAKRIETHPENGHRLFWLRGISDEYLEQIYAYSTCLIAASLNEGFGLSLVEAAKHGLAIVARDIPVFHEVAGDHAYYFRGADARELAVALTDWLALYLAGKHPRSKNLHWLSWSESAEHLKDILVEGVCSQQFLVDVSELIKRDVGTGIQRVVRSILGEWFNNPPQNYRVEPVYASVDAQGYRYARKFTEKFFGHGGAHIEDAPVEFGSGDVFFGLDLQPLVVSAHRKYFEEMMAQGVTVGFLIHDLLSVRMPEHFPAGAEAGFADWLETIAGANTVIAVSKAVARDFSDWLDERHRTQHPRIGWSHNGADIQSSSPSRGMPVRAIEILTLLRERPSLLMVGTIEPRKGHSAVLDACDALWRRGEAFNLVIVGKQGWKSDELAARLRKHPEFGRRLHWLEGISDEYLEQVYASSACLVAASEGEGFGLPLIEAAQHGLPILARDIPVFREVAQNHATYFPEHADSETLARSIEVWLEAYRQGHHVRSEGMQRLTWAESAQNLLALLLGNGVPPSAQVAWLGEKGETAGEAIEWVNVEPSAVSK; the protein is encoded by the coding sequence ATGCGTATTGTCATCGACATGCAGGGTGCTCAGGGGGAGAGTCGCTTCCGGGGTATTGGACGCCATACGATGTCGTTCGTACAGGCGCTGGCGAAAAATCGAGGGGAGCATGAACTGATTCTGGTGCTTAGTGGCGCGTTCCCTGAAAGTGTTCGCATAATTAGTGATGCATTCCGTGATTTGTTGCCTGTTGGTGCTATTCGGGTCTGGAATGCCGCCATGCCGCTGTGCGCGATCCATGCAGAAAATGAAGCGCGTATCAAAGTTGCCGAGCGGATGCGAGAGGCTTTCATCGAAAGCCTTGGGCCGGATCTTGTGCACATTATCAGCTTGTTCGAAGGTTTTGGAGACGATGCTGTTGTTAGTGTTGGAACATTTGATGACTCGACACCAGTAAGTGTGGTGTTGCATGATCTGATTCCGCTCCTAAATCCATCCGCCTACCTAGATTCAAATCCCCGCTATGCTGATTATTACCGTAGAAGGATTGATTATCTGAGGCGCGCATCGTGCTATTTGGCTATTTCCGATTTCTCTCGCCAAGAGGCGATCAATGCACTCACACTAAGTTCATCGCATGTGACCAATATGCGGTCGGCGGTAGAGGGGCAGTTCCGATTACTCAAATTAGATAATGCTGCGTGTGCGTCGCTGAAGAGCAAATTCTGTATTTGGCGTCAGTTTGTGCTTTATGCCGGTGGCTGCGATCCAAGGAAGAATCTTCCTCGCTTGATCCGCGCCTACGCTGCTTTATCTGACGAGTTGCGTGCGAAGCATCAACTGGTCTTGGCGGGAAAAATGCCGGACGGCAATGTCGAGCAGTTGCGAGTAGAAGCGCAGAAAGCTGGGTTAAGTAAAGACGAGCTGATCTTTACGGGCTACGTTAGTGATGAAGAGCTGTTGTGGCTCTACAACGATGCCGTAATGTTCGTGTTTCCATCGCTGCACGAAGGCTTCGGGCTTCCGGCACTGGAGGCGATGGCATGCGGCACTCCGGTGATCGCCGCGAATACCAGCTCGCTGCCCGAGGTGGTTGGTTGGGATGCTGCGCTGTTCGATCCGAACGATCAGGCGGCAATGACCGGAAAAATGAGTGAGGTGCTCACGTCGCCGACATTTCGTCAGGCTTTGCGCAAGCATGGACTGGAACAGGCAAAGTTGTTCTCCTGGGACATCACCGCGCGACGGGCACTCGAGGCCTGGGAGCGTTGTATAGCGGGTTCTCAGCGGCCTACACACAGGCGTGGCCGGGGCAGGGGCGCCCTGATCGATGCATTGGGCGGCGAGTTAGGTGGCTGGACGGATTCGGCGCTGCTCGACCTGGCCTGGAAACTTGCCCAGAACGAGACGAACGGTATCAGGCGTCAGTTGCTGGTGGATGTTTCCGAGCTATGTCAGCACGACGCTGCCACCGGGGTGCAGCGTGTGGTACGCAGCTACCTGGCTGCGCTGCTGTCCAATCCACCGGCCGGTTATACGGTTGAGCCGGTCTATGCGACCCTGGAGCAGGGGTATCGCTATGCGCGACGTTTTACCGCGAAGCTTCTGGGCGAGGCGCCGGCGGAAGAAGACGACTGCATCATTGACTGGCAGCGTGGCGATATATTTTTCGGTTTGGACCTGCAGCACCATGTCCAGCTCAAACACGCGGACTTCTATCGACAACTGCGAGCCGATGGTGTAACGGTCAAGTTTCTTGTCTATGACCTGTTGCCGATTCAGTTTCCGGAACTATTTTCGTTAGGCGACCTAAGCGCATATCATGTTCGCCTGCTTGCCATGATTGCCGGTACAGATGGCGCGATATGTATATCTGAGGCTACCGCTTCGGCCTATGCTGATTGGTTGAAGAAAGAGAATGTGCCAACAGATTCTGCGTTTGCTTTGCAATGGAATCACATAGGTGGAGATCTCGCTGGCTCGCTTCCGTCTAGGGGATTGCCAGACGATGCTGACTCGGTTTTCGATAAATTGCGTGCGCGACCGAGTTTCCTCTGCGTTTCAACCCTGGAACCCCGCAAGTGCCAGCAACAGATCCTCGATGCTGTCGAGGCGCTTTGGGCTGATGGTGAAGACGTCAACTTGGTGTTGGTCGGCCAGTCCGGATGGAAGACGGAGGCGTTGGCCAAACGCATTGAAACTCATCCCGAGAATGGACATCGGCTGTTCTGGCTGCGGGGTATCAGTGACGAGTATCTTGAGCAGATCTATGCGTACAGTACGTGCCTGATCGCAGCCAGTCTGAACGAGGGCTTTGGCCTCTCGCTGGTCGAGGCGGCTAAGCATGGTCTTGCGATCGTGGCGCGCGATATTCCGGTTTTCCACGAAGTAGCTGGGGACCACGCTTACTATTTTCGTGGAGCTGATGCTCGGGAGTTGGCAGTCGCATTGACTGATTGGTTGGCCTTGTACCTTGCAGGAAAGCATCCACGTAGCAAGAATTTGCACTGGCTAAGCTGGAGCGAGAGTGCGGAGCATCTCAAGGACATATTGGTCGAGGGTGTGTGCTCACAACAGTTTCTCGTCGACGTCTCAGAACTAATCAAAAGAGATGTTGGAACAGGTATACAGCGTGTTGTGCGCAGCATTCTTGGAGAGTGGTTCAATAATCCGCCGCAGAATTACCGAGTGGAGCCTGTATATGCGTCAGTTGATGCGCAAGGTTATCGCTATGCGCGGAAGTTTACAGAGAAGTTCTTCGGGCATGGCGGGGCGCATATTGAAGATGCGCCAGTTGAGTTTGGCTCTGGTGATGTTTTTTTTGGCTTGGACCTTCAGCCGCTTGTGGTGTCCGCACATCGGAAGTACTTTGAAGAGATGATGGCTCAGGGTGTAACGGTAGGATTCCTGATCCACGATCTGCTTAGTGTAAGAATGCCGGAGCATTTTCCGGCAGGGGCAGAAGCCGGTTTTGCGGATTGGCTTGAAACAATTGCCGGCGCAAATACGGTTATCGCCGTTTCCAAAGCAGTGGCGCGTGACTTTAGCGACTGGCTTGACGAACGGCACCGGACTCAACATCCCCGCATCGGCTGGTCTCATAATGGAGCTGATATCCAGAGCTCATCGCCGAGTCGTGGCATGCCCGTGAGAGCCATTGAAATTCTGACTCTCCTACGTGAACGCCCGAGCCTACTCATGGTCGGCACCATTGAGCCACGCAAGGGGCATTCTGCAGTGCTCGATGCCTGCGATGCACTGTGGCGGCGTGGCGAGGCTTTCAATCTGGTCATTGTCGGCAAGCAGGGCTGGAAGAGCGATGAGCTGGCTGCGCGCTTGCGCAAGCACCCGGAGTTCGGCAGAAGGCTGCATTGGCTTGAAGGCATAAGCGACGAGTACCTGGAGCAGGTCTATGCCTCAAGCGCATGTCTGGTCGCCGCTTCGGAAGGGGAAGGCTTTGGCCTGCCATTGATCGAAGCCGCACAGCATGGCCTGCCGATACTGGCTCGCGATATCCCGGTATTCCGTGAGGTGGCACAGAACCATGCTACATACTTTCCTGAGCATGCCGACAGCGAGACCCTTGCAAGGTCCATTGAGGTTTGGCTTGAGGCCTACCGGCAAGGGCATCACGTTCGCTCGGAAGGGATGCAGCGTCTGACCTGGGCCGAGAGTGCTCAAAACCTGCTGGCGTTGCTGCTGGGCAACGGAGTGCCGCCAAGCGCGCAGGTAGCGTGGTTGGGGGAAAAGGGCGAGACTGCCGGAGAGGCCATCGAATGGGTGAATGTGGAGCCATCGGCGGTCAGTAAGTAA
- a CDS encoding ABC transporter permease — MKAMFGTLWRYRAFVMGSVKREFQNKYRNSMLGAAWVVLNPLAMILVYTLVLAGIMHARLSGATGRFAYSVYLCAGVLPWGLFTELSGRMQNVFIDNANLIKKLSFPRLCLPIIVTLSSLINFAIIFGLFLAFLLVSGHFPGFAFFGMFPLLAIELLFSIGLGVVIGVLNVFFRDVGQFYGIVLQFWFWLTPIVYVSNILPASMKRFELLNPMAVLIEGYQQVFLRSVWPSWAHLWPIAAFSLALCALGLYLFRRHVGEMVDEL; from the coding sequence ATGAAAGCAATGTTCGGCACTCTATGGCGTTATCGAGCGTTTGTGATGGGTAGTGTCAAGCGCGAGTTTCAAAACAAGTATAGAAATTCCATGCTCGGTGCGGCCTGGGTCGTGTTGAATCCGCTGGCGATGATCTTGGTTTATACCCTGGTACTTGCTGGGATCATGCACGCTAGGTTGTCTGGGGCTACTGGTCGTTTTGCCTATAGCGTATATCTTTGCGCTGGTGTTCTGCCGTGGGGATTGTTTACTGAGTTGTCCGGGCGCATGCAGAATGTATTTATAGATAATGCAAATCTAATTAAGAAGTTAAGCTTTCCAAGGCTTTGTCTTCCAATTATTGTGACATTGAGTTCACTAATAAATTTTGCAATTATATTTGGTCTTTTTCTTGCCTTTCTTCTAGTGTCGGGTCACTTTCCGGGGTTTGCATTCTTTGGAATGTTTCCTCTGCTTGCTATTGAGTTGCTTTTTTCGATTGGCCTCGGTGTTGTTATTGGTGTTCTCAATGTCTTTTTCAGGGATGTTGGTCAGTTCTATGGAATCGTTCTACAATTTTGGTTCTGGTTGACGCCGATTGTATATGTCAGCAATATTCTTCCGGCTTCGATGAAACGCTTTGAACTACTGAACCCAATGGCCGTTCTGATTGAAGGTTATCAGCAGGTATTTCTTCGTTCTGTTTGGCCGAGCTGGGCGCACTTGTGGCCAATAGCTGCATTTTCGTTGGCACTTTGTGCGCTGGGTCTTTATCTGTTCCGGCGTCATGTCGGCGAAATGGTGGATGAACTCTGA
- a CDS encoding PLP-dependent aspartate aminotransferase family protein produces the protein MTKKSAVANFGLGTRAIHAGQQPDPSTGAIMTPIYATSTYVQESPGKHKGYEYSRTQNPTRMAYERCVADLEGGVAGFAFGSGLAAAATVLDLLDSGSHVIAMDDLYGGTYRLFERVRRRSAGLDFSFVDLNDNKALKAALKPTTRMIWAETPTNPMLKLVDLAKVAAFAKKHGLILVVDNTFCSPMVQRPLEFGADLVLHSATKYLNGHSDMVGGIVVAGNKELAEQMAFLQNSVGAIAGPFDAFLAMRGLKTLHLRMREHCASALELAKWLEKHEAVERVIYPGLKSHPQHALARRQMDGFGGIISIEVKGGLKRACRMLEGCHLFSLAESLGGVESLIEHPAIMTHASVPTAMRKRLGISDGLVRLSVGVEDVADLKCELEVALGN, from the coding sequence ATGACCAAGAAATCCGCTGTTGCGAACTTTGGGCTCGGTACCCGTGCCATCCATGCTGGCCAGCAACCCGACCCCAGCACCGGCGCCATCATGACGCCGATTTACGCCACCTCCACGTACGTGCAGGAAAGCCCTGGCAAGCACAAGGGCTACGAATACTCGCGCACGCAGAACCCGACGCGCATGGCCTACGAGCGTTGCGTGGCCGACTTGGAAGGTGGCGTGGCCGGTTTCGCGTTCGGCTCCGGCCTGGCTGCGGCAGCCACGGTGCTGGACCTGCTCGATTCGGGCAGTCACGTGATCGCCATGGACGACCTGTACGGCGGTACCTACCGCCTGTTCGAACGGGTGCGTCGCCGCTCGGCCGGCCTGGATTTCAGCTTTGTCGACCTCAACGACAACAAGGCCCTGAAGGCGGCGCTGAAGCCCACTACCCGGATGATCTGGGCCGAGACCCCGACCAACCCCATGCTGAAGCTGGTCGACCTGGCCAAGGTTGCCGCATTTGCGAAAAAGCATGGCCTGATCCTGGTCGTCGACAACACCTTCTGTTCGCCGATGGTGCAGCGCCCGCTGGAATTCGGTGCCGACCTGGTGCTGCATTCGGCCACCAAGTACCTCAACGGTCACTCGGACATGGTGGGTGGCATCGTGGTAGCGGGCAACAAGGAACTGGCCGAACAGATGGCCTTCCTGCAGAACTCGGTCGGTGCCATCGCCGGTCCTTTCGATGCCTTCCTGGCCATGCGTGGCCTGAAGACACTGCACCTGCGCATGCGCGAGCACTGCGCCAGCGCACTGGAATTGGCCAAGTGGCTGGAAAAGCACGAAGCGGTGGAGCGCGTGATCTACCCCGGGCTTAAGTCGCACCCGCAGCATGCCCTGGCACGCCGCCAGATGGACGGCTTCGGCGGCATCATCAGCATCGAGGTGAAAGGTGGCCTTAAGCGAGCCTGCCGTATGCTGGAAGGCTGCCATCTGTTTTCGCTGGCCGAATCGTTGGGCGGTGTCGAAAGCCTGATCGAGCATCCTGCGATCATGACGCACGCGTCGGTGCCGACGGCTATGCGCAAGCGGCTGGGCATTAGTGACGGGTTGGTGCGGCTTTCGGTGGGTGTAGAAGATGTTGCGGATCTGAAGTGTGAGCTGGAAGTTGCTCTAGGGAACTAA
- a CDS encoding FkbM family methyltransferase: MSFTSYAQNFEDLMLWRALGDVQDGHYLDIGAQDPVEFSVSMAFYERGWRGIHVEPNLDYAEKLRQARPGDAVLEVALGKKSGVIEFFDIEGTGLSTLQPQIADRHKLAGLGVVSRLVPMLTLDEVLARFHDEPLHWLKIDVEGAEKLVLEGWQKASVRPWVVVVESTLPMNPMERDQRIKPRENHSEWESLLTSKGYLFAYFDGLNRFYVAEEHAELLEAFQYPPCVFDDFKLVGTQGPCHHLTVRAAELENQAREIDARARFLDSENERRELALIDHRHALGELRQQIDLEVAESVRLRSEYARLTEQASANEAKLRGECARQVAQASANEAWVRAECARQAEQALANEAKLREECARQVEQASANEARLRAEQSEAYAERDRWRVVAEDSEARFGAILRSRSWRVTRPVRGVHRLLRGEYALGRRSFRATLRQLKHLLRPLLLALMGTVLARPVLRAWFVRQTNRWPLMHRRLRVIALNAKLVDETDPMTTPSSHAEEHQSPNGGGLNLDATPLRVRKIYAHLQQVQRSAGGRD; the protein is encoded by the coding sequence ATGAGCTTTACTTCCTACGCCCAGAATTTCGAGGACCTTATGCTCTGGCGGGCACTGGGGGATGTACAGGATGGACACTATCTTGACATCGGCGCTCAGGATCCAGTCGAATTCTCAGTCAGTATGGCGTTCTACGAACGCGGCTGGCGTGGCATTCATGTTGAGCCCAATCTCGACTATGCAGAAAAGCTGCGGCAGGCACGCCCGGGGGATGCTGTGCTCGAGGTGGCGCTTGGTAAGAAAAGTGGCGTCATCGAGTTTTTCGATATCGAGGGTACCGGGCTTTCGACGTTGCAGCCGCAGATCGCTGACCGGCATAAGTTGGCCGGTCTTGGGGTGGTATCTCGTCTGGTGCCGATGCTTACACTCGATGAAGTGCTGGCGCGCTTTCACGACGAACCGTTGCATTGGCTGAAAATTGATGTCGAAGGTGCCGAAAAACTAGTCCTTGAGGGATGGCAGAAGGCGTCAGTGCGTCCTTGGGTTGTAGTAGTAGAAAGCACTCTGCCAATGAATCCCATGGAGAGGGATCAACGAATAAAGCCGCGGGAGAATCATTCGGAGTGGGAGTCCTTGCTGACTAGTAAGGGGTATCTGTTCGCCTATTTCGATGGGCTTAATCGGTTTTATGTGGCCGAGGAGCACGCGGAATTGCTCGAAGCTTTCCAGTACCCGCCTTGCGTCTTCGACGATTTCAAATTAGTGGGTACGCAGGGCCCATGTCATCATCTGACAGTGAGGGCAGCTGAACTTGAGAATCAGGCACGGGAGATCGACGCCAGGGCCCGTTTTCTTGATTCCGAGAACGAGCGTCGAGAGCTTGCGCTGATTGACCACAGACATGCATTGGGTGAGCTTCGGCAGCAGATCGACCTTGAGGTTGCTGAGAGTGTCAGGCTTCGTTCCGAGTACGCCAGATTGACGGAACAGGCGTCAGCGAATGAGGCCAAGTTGCGGGGGGAGTGTGCCCGGCAGGTCGCGCAGGCATCGGCCAACGAAGCGTGGGTGCGTGCCGAATGCGCCCGGCAGGCGGAACAGGCGTTGGCTAATGAGGCCAAGTTGCGGGAGGAGTGTGCCCGTCAGGTCGAACAGGCATCGGCCAACGAGGCTCGGTTGCGTGCCGAACAGTCCGAGGCATATGCCGAACGTGACCGTTGGCGGGTTGTGGCCGAAGACAGCGAAGCACGATTCGGGGCCATCCTCAGAAGTCGTTCCTGGCGTGTCACGCGACCGGTGCGCGGTGTGCACCGTCTGTTGCGCGGTGAATATGCGCTTGGGCGGCGCTCGTTTCGTGCCACGCTCAGACAACTCAAGCACCTGCTGCGTCCCCTCCTGCTAGCCTTGATGGGCACAGTGCTTGCGCGCCCGGTGTTGAGAGCCTGGTTTGTCCGGCAAACGAATCGCTGGCCACTCATGCATCGCCGCTTACGCGTGATAGCACTGAATGCCAAGCTGGTTGATGAGACGGATCCAATGACGACACCCTCATCCCATGCCGAGGAACATCAGTCACCCAATGGTGGCGGATTGAACTTGGATGCGACCCCCTTGCGCGTAAGAAAGATATACGCGCACTTGCAGCAGGTACAGCGATCCGCAGGAGGGCGGGATTGA
- a CDS encoding ABC transporter ATP-binding protein: protein MSTISVSKVGKAYRQYPSLWARFMEWVSLTQKAHHIKKWVLEDISFTVQPGDAIGIVGLNGAGKSTLLKIITGTVQPTTGSVHLQGRVAALLELGMGFHPDFTGRQNAIMAGQLLGYTPEELVRLMPEIEAFAEIGDYIDQPVRVYSSGMQMRLAFSVATAIRPDILIVDEALSVGDTYFQHKSFARIREYRELGTTLLIVSHSKDAIQAVCDRAILLMAGKLAMEGSPEAVMDYYNAMLAENANEGQTVRQVEHESGKVQTISGTGDATVTDIAMLDTDGRRLEVVDVGQRVKLMVEVECREDLEKLVLGYGIKDRLGQVVYGTNTHLKNCVLTNVRAGSRIRFEFAFPANLGPGTYSVQTALTDRDVHTVNNYEWRDLALVFNVINIRKPHFTGMAWIDPEITISTL from the coding sequence ATGAGTACTATTTCCGTCAGCAAAGTGGGTAAGGCGTACCGGCAGTACCCGTCGCTCTGGGCGCGCTTCATGGAATGGGTATCGCTGACCCAAAAGGCGCATCACATAAAAAAATGGGTGCTGGAGGATATTAGTTTCACAGTCCAGCCTGGCGACGCCATCGGCATCGTTGGCCTGAATGGTGCCGGCAAGAGTACGCTGCTCAAGATCATCACCGGGACCGTGCAGCCGACCACCGGCTCAGTGCACCTGCAGGGCCGGGTGGCGGCGCTGCTCGAACTTGGGATGGGCTTCCATCCGGATTTTACCGGGCGCCAGAACGCGATCATGGCGGGGCAGCTTCTGGGCTATACGCCGGAGGAGCTCGTTCGGCTGATGCCGGAGATCGAGGCCTTTGCCGAGATTGGCGATTACATCGACCAACCGGTACGCGTGTATTCCAGTGGCATGCAGATGCGTCTTGCGTTCAGTGTGGCCACTGCGATCCGGCCGGATATCCTGATTGTTGATGAGGCGTTGTCGGTCGGCGATACCTATTTCCAGCACAAGAGCTTTGCGCGGATTCGTGAATACCGCGAATTGGGCACCACGCTGCTGATTGTGTCGCACAGCAAGGACGCCATCCAGGCCGTGTGCGACAGGGCGATCCTGCTGATGGCCGGTAAACTGGCCATGGAGGGCTCGCCCGAAGCCGTCATGGATTACTACAACGCCATGCTTGCCGAGAATGCGAACGAGGGGCAGACGGTTCGCCAGGTCGAGCACGAGAGTGGCAAGGTCCAGACCATCTCCGGTACCGGAGATGCGACGGTCACCGATATCGCCATGCTCGATACCGATGGGCGACGCCTCGAGGTGGTGGATGTGGGGCAGCGCGTCAAACTGATGGTCGAGGTCGAGTGTCGTGAAGACCTGGAAAAGCTGGTGCTGGGTTATGGCATCAAGGACCGCCTTGGTCAGGTGGTGTACGGCACCAACACCCACCTGAAGAATTGTGTGCTGACGAATGTCCGGGCGGGAAGCAGGATTCGTTTCGAATTTGCTTTTCCTGCCAACCTGGGGCCGGGGACTTATTCGGTGCAGACTGCACTGACGGACCGGGATGTACACACAGTAAACAATTATGAATGGCGCGATCTCGCGCTGGTATTCAATGTCATCAATATACGAAAGCCGCATTTTACGGGCATGGCGTGGATTGACCCTGAAATCACGATCAGCACTCTATGA